Proteins from one Bacteroidota bacterium genomic window:
- a CDS encoding methylmalonyl-CoA mutase family protein has translation MKEAAVYQPKNKVRIVTAASLFDGHDAAINIMRRIIQATGVEVIHLGHDRSVDEVVNCAIQEDAQAIALTSYQGGHVEYFKYMYDLLKEKGAEHIKIFGGGGGTILPTEIEELERYGISRIYSPDDGRSLGLQGMINDVVQQSDYAIGEHLNGELKQLHNNNWGAIARLITTVENYPEQGKEILKTIVPIAEKSHTPVLGITGTGGSGKSSLVDELVRRFLVDFADKTIAIVSVDPSKRKTGGALLGDRIRMNAINNPRVYMRSLATRQANLALSKHVDSAVQILKAAGFDLIILETSGIGQSDTEITDHCNVSLYVMTPEYGAASQLEKIDMLDFADVIAINKFDKRGAEDAKRDVAKQYQRNHKLFDKDTIDMPVFATIASQFNDPGTNQLYKHLMQVIDEKTESHFNSDFTVSDEMSKKIFIIPPQRTRYLSEIAENNRAYDKKALQQKEIAQKLYSIQTTIDAITDADLKEKLLRVYETMQVDLEHANKQLIENWSTVKNAFAQEVYEYKVRDKSIKVKTHSESLSHLQIPKIVLPKYEAWGDILYWQLQENIPGEFPYTAGIFPFKRQEEDPARMFAGEGGPERTNRRFHYVSAGLPAKRLSTAFDSVTLYGNDPDVRPDIYGKIGNSGVSICCLDDAKKLYSGFNLADAKTSVSMTINGPAPMLLGYFMNAAIDQQCEIYIRENGLEKEVQEKMKTIFQKQKIEAPKYQGELPEGNNGLGLMLLGVTGDQVLPADVYHKIKEHTLQTVRGTVQADILKEDQAQNTCIFSTEFALRLMGDVQEYFIQHKVRNFYSVSISGYHIAEAGANPITQLAFTLANGFTYVEYYLSRGMDINKFGPNLSFFFSNGVDPEYAVIGRVARRIWAKAMKYKYGADDRTQKLKYHIQTSGRSLHAQEIDFNDIRTTLQALYAIYDNCNSLHTNAYDEAITTPTEESVRRAMAIQLIINKELGLAKNENPLQGSFIIEELTDLVEAAVLSEFDKITDRGGVLGAMETMYQRGKIQEESLYYETLKHTGAYPIIGVNTFLNSKGSPTIIPKEVIRAEQTEKEYQIEMVHNLQKRYAKESDAHLKEVKHAAVQNENLFESLMHATKFCSLGQITNALFEVGGQYRRNM, from the coding sequence ATGAAAGAAGCTGCTGTATATCAACCGAAAAATAAAGTAAGAATAGTTACTGCTGCAAGTTTGTTTGATGGGCATGATGCTGCAATAAATATAATGCGCCGGATAATTCAGGCTACGGGTGTGGAGGTAATTCATCTGGGGCACGACCGCAGTGTGGATGAAGTGGTGAATTGTGCTATTCAGGAGGATGCGCAGGCTATTGCACTTACTAGTTATCAGGGTGGCCATGTGGAATATTTTAAATATATGTACGACTTGCTGAAAGAGAAGGGGGCAGAGCATATTAAAATATTTGGCGGAGGCGGCGGCACAATATTGCCAACGGAAATTGAAGAGTTGGAAAGGTATGGGATAAGCAGAATTTATTCGCCGGACGATGGCAGAAGTTTGGGTTTGCAGGGAATGATAAATGATGTGGTGCAACAGAGTGATTATGCCATTGGCGAACACTTGAACGGTGAATTAAAACAACTGCACAACAACAACTGGGGTGCGATAGCCCGGCTGATTACAACGGTAGAAAATTACCCTGAGCAGGGAAAAGAAATTTTAAAAACAATAGTGCCTATAGCGGAAAAATCGCATACACCGGTTTTGGGAATTACAGGAACGGGAGGTTCGGGCAAATCGAGTTTGGTGGATGAATTAGTGCGCAGATTTCTGGTGGATTTTGCGGATAAAACAATTGCTATTGTTTCTGTAGATCCATCGAAAAGAAAAACGGGCGGCGCATTGCTTGGCGATAGAATTCGCATGAATGCGATTAATAATCCGAGAGTGTATATGCGTTCGCTGGCTACTCGTCAGGCAAATCTTGCGCTGAGTAAACATGTGGACTCGGCAGTGCAGATTTTAAAAGCGGCAGGTTTTGATTTAATTATTTTAGAAACTTCCGGCATCGGTCAATCGGATACGGAAATTACGGATCACTGCAATGTGAGTTTGTATGTGATGACGCCGGAGTATGGTGCTGCTTCGCAATTGGAGAAAATAGATATGCTGGATTTTGCGGATGTAATTGCAATAAACAAGTTTGATAAACGAGGTGCGGAAGATGCGAAGCGGGATGTGGCAAAACAATATCAACGCAATCATAAATTGTTTGATAAAGACACGATTGATATGCCGGTGTTCGCAACTATTGCATCGCAGTTTAATGATCCGGGAACAAATCAATTATACAAACATCTGATGCAGGTGATTGATGAAAAAACGGAATCGCATTTCAACAGTGATTTTACAGTGAGTGATGAAATGAGTAAAAAGATTTTTATTATTCCACCACAACGCACTCGCTATTTAAGTGAGATAGCAGAGAACAATCGTGCGTATGATAAAAAGGCTTTGCAACAAAAAGAAATTGCACAAAAACTATATTCAATTCAAACAACTATTGATGCAATTACGGATGCAGATTTAAAAGAAAAACTATTGCGTGTGTACGAAACTATGCAAGTAGATTTAGAACATGCAAATAAACAATTAATAGAAAATTGGTCAACAGTAAAAAATGCATTTGCGCAAGAGGTATATGAATATAAAGTGCGGGATAAAAGCATTAAAGTAAAAACACATTCCGAAAGTTTAAGTCATTTGCAAATACCAAAAATTGTATTGCCAAAGTATGAAGCTTGGGGAGACATTTTATACTGGCAATTGCAGGAAAATATTCCGGGAGAGTTTCCTTACACCGCAGGAATTTTTCCTTTTAAAAGACAAGAAGAAGATCCTGCCCGCATGTTTGCCGGCGAAGGCGGACCGGAAAGAACAAACCGCCGCTTCCATTATGTATCTGCCGGACTTCCCGCTAAACGTTTATCTACTGCATTTGATAGTGTAACACTTTACGGCAATGATCCGGATGTGCGTCCTGATATTTATGGCAAGATTGGAAATAGCGGCGTAAGTATTTGTTGTCTGGATGATGCAAAAAAATTGTACTCCGGATTTAATCTCGCCGATGCAAAGACTTCCGTTTCCATGACCATCAACGGACCTGCACCGATGTTGCTCGGCTATTTTATGAATGCAGCTATTGATCAGCAATGTGAAATATATATCCGTGAAAATGGATTGGAAAAAGAAGTACAGGAAAAAATGAAAACCATTTTCCAAAAACAAAAAATTGAAGCACCAAAATATCAGGGAGAATTACCCGAAGGAAATAATGGATTGGGTTTAATGTTGCTGGGTGTTACCGGCGATCAGGTATTGCCTGCGGATGTGTATCATAAAATAAAAGAGCATACTTTACAAACTGTAAGAGGAACTGTGCAGGCAGATATATTAAAAGAAGATCAGGCGCAGAACACTTGTATATTCTCAACTGAATTTGCATTGCGATTAATGGGTGATGTGCAGGAATATTTTATCCAACATAAAGTCCGCAATTTTTATTCTGTTTCTATTTCAGGATATCATATTGCAGAAGCAGGTGCAAACCCAATTACACAATTAGCCTTTACACTTGCCAATGGTTTTACTTATGTAGAATATTATTTAAGCAGAGGAATGGACATCAATAAATTTGGTCCAAACCTTTCTTTCTTTTTCAGCAATGGAGTAGACCCGGAATATGCAGTGATAGGAAGAGTGGCTCGTCGCATTTGGGCAAAGGCAATGAAATATAAATATGGTGCAGACGACAGAACACAAAAATTAAAATACCATATTCAAACATCAGGAAGAAGTTTGCATGCTCAAGAAATTGACTTCAATGATATTCGCACAACACTGCAAGCGCTGTATGCTATTTATGATAATTGCAATTCGTTACATACAAATGCGTATGATGAAGCAATCACAACACCTACAGAAGAAAGTGTGCGCAGGGCAATGGCAATTCAATTAATTATCAATAAAGAATTAGGATTGGCAAAAAATGAAAATCCATTGCAAGGATCTTTTATCATTGAAGAACTTACAGATCTGGTAGAAGCCGCTGTACTTTCTGAGTTTGATAAAATAACAGATAGAGGTGGTGTGTTGGGTGCAATGGAAACCATGTATCAACGAGGTAAGATTCAAGAAGAGAGTTTATATTATGAAACATTAAAACATACTGGCGCTTATCCAATCATTGGTGTAAATACATTTTTGAATAGCAAAGGCTCCCCTACCATTATTCCGAAAGAAGTAATCAGAGCAGAGCAAACAGAAAAGGAATATCAGATTGAAATGGTACACAACCTTCAAAAGCGCTATGCAAAAGAAAGTGATGCACACCTGAAAGAAGTGAAACACGCAGCTGTTCAGAATGAAAATTTGTTTGAATCACTGATGCATGCAACCAAGTTTTGTAGCCTTGGTCAAATCACAAATGCATTGTTTGAAGTGGGTGGACAATACAGAAGAAACATGTAG
- a CDS encoding heavy-metal-associated domain-containing protein, translated as MKSNDKTLTFKTNINCSGCVAKVTPFLNDADGICHWDVNTENKDKILSVHSEGITEQEVIQKVQEAGFKIELLNQ; from the coding sequence ATGAAATCAAACGATAAAACACTAACATTCAAAACCAACATCAACTGTAGTGGATGTGTGGCAAAAGTAACACCTTTTTTAAATGATGCAGATGGAATTTGCCATTGGGATGTGAACACTGAAAATAAAGACAAAATCCTTTCTGTGCATTCCGAAGGAATTACTGAACAAGAAGTAATTCAAAAGGTACAAGAAGCAGGATTTAAAATTGAATTATTAAACCAATAA
- a CDS encoding lysoplasmalogenase: MKNQNLSSIFINAYLVAGIVHIFMMVSGNDLLVTVSKYALMPLLWLYVITAIGFQKNILWLSLAILFSWLGDIFLMYTVNDEIYFIAGLASFLIAHIFYILCFLQLVDTRITSFKWKFALPFIIYGILLLVYLYSGLGDMRLPVIVYAVVITLMGIASLHRIGNTSDYSFAFVLIGALLFIASDSMIAVNKFQSPFHSAPFLIMVTYIAAQYLIASGCVMHIKEKAPLS; this comes from the coding sequence TTGAAAAATCAAAATCTATCAAGCATATTTATCAATGCATATCTTGTGGCAGGTATTGTACATATTTTTATGATGGTATCCGGCAATGATTTATTAGTTACTGTTTCAAAATATGCACTGATGCCTTTGCTTTGGTTATATGTAATTACTGCAATTGGTTTTCAAAAGAACATACTATGGCTTTCACTTGCTATTTTATTTTCATGGCTGGGAGATATTTTTTTAATGTACACCGTGAATGATGAAATCTATTTTATCGCAGGGTTAGCTTCATTTTTAATTGCTCATATTTTTTATATCCTCTGCTTTTTGCAATTGGTGGATACACGCATTACATCTTTTAAATGGAAGTTTGCATTGCCGTTTATTATCTATGGTATTCTCTTGCTTGTTTATTTGTATTCCGGCTTGGGTGATATGCGCTTGCCGGTAATTGTTTATGCTGTTGTAATTACATTAATGGGTATTGCTTCTCTGCATAGAATCGGCAACACTTCTGATTACAGTTTTGCATTTGTATTAATCGGTGCATTATTATTTATTGCTTCCGATAGTATGATTGCAGTTAATAAATTTCAATCGCCATTTCACTCCGCACCTTTTCTTATTATGGTTACTTATATCGCTGCACAATATTTAATTGCGAGTGGATGTGTAATGCATATAAAAGAAAAAGCTCCACTTTCGTAG
- a CDS encoding multicopper oxidase domain-containing protein, translating into MINQNVFHRMVLSMAILLLVSNTLFAQKVVRYDLYVRDTLVNFTGKTKRAIAVNGQIPMPTLVFTEGDTAEIHVHNQLKESTSLHWHGLFLPNKEDGVPYLTQMPIEPNTTHIYRFPIIQNGTHWYHSHSGLQEQIGMYGNFVMLKKVDDPTFRKGIDDLPAVPIVLSEWTDLKPENIHRMLHNANDYPALKKNSVQSYGEAIKAGHFKTKLKNEWKRMLAMDVSDVYYEKILMNGKPNTDLKSINDKDLKAGDKVRLRISNGGASSYFWLTYAGGKITVVANDGNDVEPVEVDRLIIAVSETYDIIVTIPAENTAYEFLATTEDRTNSASFYIGNGIKQLKSPQPRLKYFEGMKMMNDMMKMNGDLDDMGMNMSLNQMDMNVVMYPEITGDSKPKQSDNDPNRYNANALADITTLNYAMLKSPNNTSLPKDSPVKELKFTLTGNMNRYVWSLDNKVISETDKILIKKGENVRIIIYNNSMMRHPMHLHGHDFRLLNGQGENAPLKNVVDIMPMETDTLEFNANVEGDWFFHCHILYHMMSGMGRVFTYENQAPNPLIPNPKLAQRKLFADDRKFHFMADNDFATNGNDGMAMLQNTRWSIGTEWRLGYNDMHGYETETHIGRYIGKMQWFMPFIGFDWRYRKMGIDEQEENIFGQVNKKDNRSAVSLGFMFTLPMLVNFQAEVYHDGIVRLSLMREDIPITKRLRAGFMVNTDKEFMVDLRYILNKNMGIRTHYDSDMGFGIGLSLNY; encoded by the coding sequence ATGATTAATCAAAATGTTTTTCACAGAATGGTGTTGTCAATGGCGATTTTGCTATTGGTATCAAATACCTTATTTGCCCAAAAAGTAGTTCGATACGATTTATATGTTCGTGATACACTCGTAAATTTTACTGGAAAAACAAAAAGAGCCATAGCTGTAAACGGACAAATTCCTATGCCAACCCTCGTTTTCACAGAAGGAGACACGGCTGAAATTCACGTACACAATCAGTTAAAAGAAAGCACATCGCTACATTGGCACGGATTATTTTTGCCCAACAAAGAAGATGGTGTGCCTTATCTAACACAAATGCCTATTGAGCCAAACACAACGCACATTTATCGTTTCCCAATTATTCAAAACGGTACACACTGGTATCACAGCCATTCGGGATTACAGGAACAAATAGGAATGTATGGAAATTTTGTAATGCTCAAAAAAGTCGATGACCCTACTTTCAGAAAAGGCATTGACGATTTACCGGCTGTACCCATTGTTTTGAGTGAATGGACAGACTTAAAACCTGAAAACATTCATAGAATGTTACACAACGCCAATGATTACCCAGCTTTAAAGAAAAATTCTGTTCAAAGTTATGGCGAAGCAATAAAGGCAGGGCATTTTAAAACCAAACTCAAAAACGAATGGAAACGAATGTTGGCAATGGATGTTAGCGATGTGTATTACGAAAAAATATTAATGAATGGCAAACCAAATACCGACCTAAAAAGTATTAATGACAAAGATTTGAAAGCAGGAGATAAAGTCAGACTTCGTATTTCCAACGGTGGTGCATCTTCCTATTTTTGGCTTACTTATGCGGGTGGTAAAATTACCGTAGTTGCCAACGATGGAAACGATGTAGAACCTGTTGAAGTAGATAGATTAATCATTGCTGTTTCCGAAACCTACGATATAATTGTAACCATTCCTGCGGAGAACACAGCTTACGAATTTTTAGCAACGACTGAAGACCGCACCAATTCAGCATCATTTTATATTGGCAATGGCATTAAACAACTTAAATCGCCACAGCCTCGATTAAAGTACTTTGAAGGTATGAAAATGATGAACGATATGATGAAAATGAACGGAGATTTAGATGATATGGGAATGAATATGTCGCTCAATCAAATGGATATGAATGTAGTTATGTATCCTGAAATTACAGGCGATTCAAAACCTAAACAGTCAGACAATGACCCAAATAGATACAATGCAAATGCTTTGGCAGATATTACAACGTTGAATTATGCAATGTTGAAATCGCCAAACAATACTTCACTCCCAAAAGATTCACCAGTAAAAGAATTAAAATTTACACTCACTGGAAATATGAACCGCTATGTGTGGAGTTTAGATAATAAAGTAATATCGGAAACAGATAAAATTCTCATCAAAAAAGGAGAAAATGTTAGAATAATTATTTACAATAATTCGATGATGCGACACCCAATGCACTTACACGGACACGATTTTAGATTGCTAAACGGTCAGGGCGAAAATGCACCATTAAAAAACGTTGTAGACATTATGCCAATGGAAACTGACACTTTGGAATTTAACGCCAATGTGGAAGGAGATTGGTTTTTTCATTGCCATATTCTCTACCATATGATGAGCGGAATGGGAAGGGTATTTACATACGAAAATCAAGCCCCCAACCCATTAATTCCAAATCCGAAATTAGCACAACGCAAACTATTTGCAGATGACCGTAAATTTCATTTTATGGCAGACAATGACTTTGCTACAAACGGAAACGATGGAATGGCAATGTTGCAAAACACACGTTGGAGCATTGGCACAGAATGGCGTTTAGGCTACAACGATATGCACGGCTATGAAACCGAAACACACATAGGTCGATATATTGGAAAAATGCAATGGTTTATGCCTTTTATAGGATTTGATTGGCGATATAGGAAGATGGGGATAGATGAACAAGAAGAAAATATTTTCGGACAGGTGAATAAAAAAGATAACAGAAGTGCTGTAAGCTTAGGATTTATGTTCACACTTCCAATGTTGGTCAATTTTCAGGCAGAAGTGTATCACGATGGAATTGTTCGACTTTCGTTGATGCGAGAAGATATACCAATTACAAAACGACTACGAGCAGGTTTTATGGTTAATACAGACAAAGAATTTATGGTTGACTTGCGTTACATCCTAAACAAAAATATGGGTATCAGAACACACTACGACAGTGATATGGGTTTTGGTATTGGACTTAGTTTGAATTACTAA
- a CDS encoding DUF3347 domain-containing protein, producing the protein MNLITKISAAIVLLLSFSSCNAQVKNAKTETVKIYGNCEMCEKTIETAGNVKKIAQVDWNKDTKMATITYDSTKTNQDEILKRIALAGYDSDKFLAPDDVYNKLAGCCQYERVNKTAVAKTEIIEDHSMHNQENIVGTEQEVNQLKTIFENYFTLKDALVKSDGKLASTIAKDLLQNINAVKMNKLSQEEHTVWMKVLSSLKSNSEKISETTSVEKQRITFMELSANFYDLLKVSKQENAIYYQNCPMYNDGKGANWLSKENAVKNPYYGSQMLTCGKTIETIK; encoded by the coding sequence ATGAACTTAATAACAAAAATTTCAGCGGCAATAGTATTGCTCCTTTCATTCTCATCTTGTAATGCTCAAGTGAAGAATGCTAAAACCGAAACCGTAAAGATTTATGGTAACTGCGAAATGTGTGAAAAGACGATTGAAACCGCAGGCAATGTAAAGAAAATTGCTCAGGTGGATTGGAACAAAGACACTAAAATGGCAACCATAACTTACGACAGTACCAAAACAAATCAAGATGAAATATTGAAACGTATTGCATTGGCTGGTTATGATAGCGACAAATTCCTCGCTCCAGATGATGTGTATAATAAACTTGCTGGATGTTGCCAATACGAAAGGGTAAACAAAACAGCAGTTGCTAAAACAGAAATTATTGAAGACCACTCTATGCACAATCAAGAAAACATAGTTGGAACCGAGCAAGAAGTAAATCAACTAAAAACTATTTTCGAAAATTATTTTACTTTAAAAGATGCATTGGTAAAATCGGACGGGAAATTAGCTTCAACAATTGCTAAAGACTTACTTCAAAATATCAATGCAGTAAAAATGAATAAACTTTCTCAAGAAGAACACACTGTCTGGATGAAAGTGCTGAGTAGTTTAAAATCAAATTCCGAAAAAATTTCAGAAACTACTAGTGTGGAAAAACAACGCATTACTTTTATGGAATTATCAGCAAACTTTTATGATTTGCTTAAAGTTAGCAAGCAAGAAAATGCTATTTATTATCAAAATTGCCCTATGTATAATGATGGCAAAGGAGCAAATTGGCTGAGTAAAGAAAACGCAGTCAAAAATCCTTATTATGGTTCTCAGATGTTGACTTGTGGCAAAACCATTGAAACAATCAAGTAA
- a CDS encoding copper-translocating P-type ATPase codes for MATNNNEFRIPLEGVESEHCALIVDNGLAKLNGVESHRVELNNKQAVIQSNNQVSVSDAVKIIRDLGYGVTTVKKSFPVLQMTCASCAVSVESIIKSQAGVVDANVNYANAKVSVEFIPSLVKVESLRKAVQSIGYDLLIDESTSGDETIEQIQKENFKKLKKKTYWALALSFPVVVIGMFFMDMPFANEIMWALSTPVLFWLGRDFYINAWKQAKHRSANMDTLVALSTGVAYIFSVFNTLFPEFWHEMGLHAHVYFEAASVIIGFILLGKLLEEKAKGNTSSAIKKLMGLQPKTVTIVHDGGHQMEIPIEQVEIGNTIVVKPGEQIAVDGTVINGNSYVDESMLSGEPIAILKNENDKVFAGTINQKGSFQFKADKVGSETMLAHIIKKVQDAQGSKAPVQKLVDKIAGIFVPIVIAIAITAFIVWNIFGGDNGFTQGMLALITVLVIACPCALGLATPTAIMVGVGKGAEKGILIKDAESLELAKKVNVVILDKTGTITEGKPVVTNDFWTDENPTLKQILFSIEKQSEHPLAEAVVSHLKSQSTTTISKFESITGKGAKAEVKGETYFIGNKRLMEENNITINESIMEKVQRWSNEAKTVIWFADSQHVISVIAIADQIKATSQKAIEELQQSGIEVYMLTGDNENTAKAVSEKVGIKHYKAEVLPEHKAAFVKQLQEQGKIVAMVGDGINDSTALAQADVSIAMGKGSDIAMDVAKMTIISSDLTKINEAIHLSKSTVSTIKQNLFWAFIYNLIGIPIAAGILYPINGFLLNPMIAGAAMAMSSVSVVSNSLWLKYKR; via the coding sequence ATGGCAACAAATAATAATGAATTTCGGATACCACTTGAAGGCGTTGAAAGCGAGCACTGTGCCTTAATAGTGGACAATGGATTGGCAAAACTGAATGGTGTTGAATCGCACCGAGTAGAACTCAACAATAAACAAGCAGTAATCCAATCGAACAATCAGGTTTCTGTATCAGACGCAGTAAAAATCATTAGAGACTTGGGCTATGGTGTAACTACGGTAAAGAAATCATTCCCTGTATTGCAAATGACTTGTGCTTCTTGTGCCGTTAGTGTGGAGAGTATTATTAAATCTCAAGCAGGAGTCGTTGATGCAAATGTGAATTATGCAAATGCTAAGGTTTCAGTTGAGTTCATTCCGAGTTTGGTTAAAGTTGAAAGTTTGAGAAAAGCCGTTCAAAGCATTGGCTACGATTTATTGATTGATGAAAGTACTTCGGGTGATGAGACCATTGAACAGATTCAGAAAGAAAATTTTAAAAAGCTCAAAAAGAAAACCTATTGGGCCTTGGCACTATCCTTTCCTGTAGTAGTTATCGGAATGTTTTTTATGGATATGCCCTTTGCTAATGAAATTATGTGGGCACTAAGTACCCCAGTTTTATTTTGGTTAGGTAGAGATTTTTACATCAATGCGTGGAAACAAGCCAAGCATCGCTCTGCCAATATGGACACCTTAGTTGCATTAAGCACAGGTGTTGCTTATATTTTCAGTGTTTTCAACACACTGTTTCCTGAATTTTGGCACGAAATGGGCTTACACGCTCACGTTTATTTTGAAGCCGCTTCTGTTATCATTGGATTTATATTGCTGGGTAAACTATTAGAAGAAAAAGCCAAAGGCAACACTTCATCAGCAATTAAGAAATTGATGGGTTTGCAGCCAAAAACTGTAACGATAGTCCACGATGGCGGTCATCAGATGGAAATCCCCATTGAGCAGGTAGAAATTGGCAATACGATTGTCGTAAAACCAGGTGAACAAATTGCGGTAGATGGAACAGTGATTAACGGAAACTCTTATGTTGATGAAAGTATGTTGAGTGGTGAGCCTATTGCTATTTTAAAAAATGAAAACGACAAAGTATTTGCTGGTACAATAAACCAAAAAGGAAGTTTTCAATTTAAAGCTGACAAAGTGGGTAGCGAAACAATGCTTGCCCACATTATTAAAAAGGTGCAGGACGCACAGGGTAGTAAAGCACCTGTTCAAAAATTAGTAGATAAAATAGCAGGAATATTTGTTCCCATAGTCATCGCAATTGCCATTACTGCCTTTATTGTATGGAATATTTTTGGCGGAGATAACGGCTTTACACAGGGAATGCTTGCTCTCATAACAGTATTGGTTATTGCTTGCCCTTGTGCATTGGGTTTAGCCACTCCTACAGCAATAATGGTTGGTGTAGGCAAAGGTGCTGAAAAAGGGATTTTAATAAAAGATGCTGAAAGTCTTGAATTAGCGAAAAAAGTAAATGTCGTGATACTCGATAAAACAGGAACGATCACAGAAGGGAAACCTGTTGTAACAAATGATTTTTGGACGGATGAAAATCCAACATTAAAGCAAATTCTTTTTAGCATAGAAAAACAATCCGAACATCCTTTGGCAGAAGCTGTTGTTTCCCATTTGAAAAGTCAAAGCACCACGACCATTTCAAAGTTTGAAAGTATCACAGGGAAAGGAGCGAAAGCAGAGGTAAAAGGTGAAACCTACTTTATTGGCAACAAAAGATTAATGGAAGAAAACAACATAACCATTAACGAGTCAATTATGGAGAAAGTCCAACGCTGGAGCAATGAAGCAAAAACCGTGATTTGGTTTGCTGATAGTCAGCATGTAATTTCAGTTATTGCCATTGCCGACCAAATTAAAGCGACTTCCCAAAAGGCAATTGAAGAATTACAGCAATCAGGCATTGAAGTTTATATGCTTACAGGCGATAATGAAAATACAGCCAAAGCAGTTTCTGAAAAAGTGGGAATTAAGCATTACAAGGCAGAAGTATTACCTGAACATAAAGCTGCATTCGTAAAACAATTGCAAGAACAAGGAAAGATTGTAGCAATGGTTGGCGATGGTATCAATGACAGCACCGCGTTGGCGCAAGCAGATGTAAGTATAGCAATGGGTAAAGGGAGCGACATTGCAATGGATGTAGCTAAAATGACCATTATTTCATCTGACCTTACAAAAATTAACGAAGCAATTCATTTATCTAAATCAACAGTTAGCACCATTAAACAAAACCTGTTTTGGGCATTTATTTATAATTTAATTGGTATTCCCATTGCAGCAGGAATTTTATACCCAATTAATGGTTTCTTACTCAATCCTATGATTGCAGGTGCAGCAATGGCAATGAGCAGTGTAAGTGTTGTAAGTAATAGTTTGTGGTTGAAGTATAAGAGGTAA